The Pirellulimonas nuda genome includes a region encoding these proteins:
- a CDS encoding cytochrome c family protein, which yields MMNGYCYLALLSLTLACPQAAAQGAVDLGAPDPTKVVGPDSCAKCHGAELAQWKQTPHAQTFEQLHRLPEAKAIADRLGGGSIKRNDTCVECHYTQQQVRGRDRVVAGVSCESCHGAARDWLEMHADYGGAGITRETESPAHRQQRRDRSIAAGMNNPSNLYLVARQCLSCHTAPNERLVNVGGHKPGTTDFELVSWSQGKVRHNFLSGAGQNAPSPLPRIRLMYVVGLMADLEMSLRATAGATEAATFGQTAAARAADRKQRLWEVQRRLNDPRVAAALAPLADLELRLGAGDEIRAAADAVGAAAFEFARDADGAQMQAIDDLLPPPSSYKY from the coding sequence ATGATGAACGGATACTGCTATCTAGCGCTCCTGTCGCTCACGCTCGCCTGCCCTCAGGCGGCCGCACAAGGCGCTGTCGATCTGGGGGCGCCCGATCCCACGAAGGTCGTCGGCCCCGATAGCTGCGCCAAGTGCCACGGCGCCGAGCTGGCCCAGTGGAAGCAAACGCCACACGCCCAGACGTTCGAGCAACTGCACCGCCTCCCGGAGGCCAAGGCGATCGCCGACCGCCTCGGCGGCGGATCGATCAAACGCAACGACACGTGCGTCGAGTGCCACTACACCCAGCAGCAGGTGCGTGGGCGCGACCGGGTGGTGGCCGGGGTGTCGTGCGAATCGTGCCACGGCGCGGCCCGCGATTGGCTAGAAATGCACGCCGACTACGGCGGCGCAGGGATCACCCGAGAAACCGAAAGCCCCGCGCACCGCCAGCAGCGGCGGGACCGCAGCATCGCCGCGGGGATGAACAACCCCAGCAACCTCTACCTCGTCGCCCGCCAGTGCCTATCGTGCCACACCGCGCCGAACGAGCGGCTGGTGAACGTGGGTGGGCACAAGCCGGGGACCACCGATTTCGAGCTGGTGAGCTGGTCGCAGGGCAAGGTCCGGCACAACTTCCTCAGCGGCGCCGGCCAGAACGCCCCCAGCCCCCTCCCGCGCATCCGCCTGATGTACGTGGTGGGGCTGATGGCCGACCTAGAGATGAGCCTGCGAGCCACCGCGGGCGCTACCGAGGCGGCGACCTTCGGCCAGACCGCGGCCGCGCGCGCCGCGGACCGCAAGCAGCGGCTGTGGGAGGTGCAGCGGCGGCTGAACGACCCCCGCGTCGCAGCGGCGCTGGCGCCCCTTGCCGACTTGGAGCTGCGTCTGGGCGCCGGAGACGAGATCCGCGCCGCGGCCGACGCCGTCGGCGCCGCGGCCTTTGAGTTCGCACGGGACGCGGACGGCGCGCAGATGCAGGCGATCGACGACCTGCTGCCGCCCCCTTCTTCCTACAAGTACTAG